The Sphingomonas sanxanigenens DSM 19645 = NX02 genome includes a region encoding these proteins:
- a CDS encoding magnesium chelatase subunit D, whose amino-acid sequence MTTQGVAAPHAAVDAPDALDDAIVAARLCAMDPGLGGMVLRGHDDLRDAVIAALRTGLPAGAPIRRIPAHIDDERLLGGIDLTATLARGVATSRIGLLAEADGGAVIVPMAERLSDAVASRIAAVIDTGIVVVERDGIALRADARFVTVALDDGIEPDERPPVVLAERMAFWIDVTTIAGRPAESAPPGIERVAGQSLDAPGDEALSALAATAVALGISSMRAPLFALRAAQASARLAGRTSIGEADLALAARLVLAPRATRIPAPAQEAEAEPPPPPEQGDGARDEDMPSEPGPIDDVVLEAALASLPKDMLARIAAGGARRGRTVNARGAGERRKSGARGRPMGARAGVPGGGHRLALIDTLRAAAPWQTLRGGGGGRVRIRRDDLRIRRYETREEVVTIFAVDASGSSALARLAEAKGAVELLLAEAYVKRAQVALVAFRGTGAELLLPPTRSLARARRSLAALPGGGGTPLAAGLDAARALAEAARARGRTPFIVVLTDGRGNIAADGRAVRSQAEADATAAARAIGAARIGAAFVDISARPRPEGAALARAMGARYLPLPRADAATMHAAVSRAQRG is encoded by the coding sequence GTGACGACGCAGGGTGTCGCGGCGCCGCACGCCGCGGTCGACGCCCCAGACGCTCTTGACGATGCAATCGTGGCAGCGCGGCTGTGCGCGATGGACCCCGGGCTCGGTGGCATGGTGCTGCGCGGGCACGACGATCTGCGCGACGCGGTGATCGCGGCGTTGCGAACGGGCTTGCCCGCGGGGGCACCGATCCGCAGGATCCCCGCCCATATCGACGATGAGCGGCTGCTCGGCGGCATCGACCTGACCGCGACGTTGGCGCGGGGCGTCGCAACCTCCCGGATCGGGCTCCTGGCCGAGGCCGATGGCGGTGCGGTGATCGTGCCCATGGCCGAACGCTTGTCCGACGCCGTCGCCTCGAGGATCGCGGCGGTGATCGACACCGGCATCGTCGTCGTCGAGCGCGACGGCATTGCCTTGCGCGCGGATGCGCGCTTCGTGACGGTGGCGCTCGACGATGGCATCGAGCCCGACGAGCGGCCGCCGGTGGTGCTGGCCGAGCGGATGGCTTTCTGGATCGACGTCACGACGATCGCCGGTCGTCCGGCAGAGAGCGCTCCGCCAGGCATCGAACGTGTCGCCGGGCAGTCTCTGGACGCGCCTGGCGATGAGGCGCTGTCGGCGCTGGCGGCCACCGCTGTCGCGCTTGGCATCTCCTCGATGCGTGCGCCGCTGTTCGCCCTGCGCGCGGCGCAGGCATCCGCCCGCCTGGCCGGGCGCACATCGATCGGTGAGGCGGATCTGGCGCTTGCCGCCCGCCTCGTGCTCGCGCCGCGCGCAACGCGGATCCCGGCCCCTGCGCAGGAAGCGGAAGCCGAACCGCCGCCGCCGCCGGAACAGGGTGACGGGGCGCGCGACGAGGATATGCCCAGCGAACCCGGTCCGATCGATGATGTCGTTCTCGAAGCCGCGCTCGCATCGCTGCCGAAGGACATGCTGGCGCGGATCGCGGCGGGTGGCGCCAGGCGTGGTCGAACGGTCAATGCGCGGGGGGCAGGCGAACGGCGAAAGTCTGGCGCGCGCGGCCGCCCGATGGGGGCGCGCGCGGGCGTGCCGGGCGGGGGACATCGGCTTGCGCTGATCGACACGCTGCGCGCCGCAGCGCCCTGGCAGACGCTTCGCGGCGGGGGCGGGGGCCGGGTCAGGATCCGGCGCGACGATTTGCGGATCCGCCGATATGAGACGCGCGAAGAGGTGGTCACCATCTTCGCCGTCGATGCCTCCGGATCGTCGGCGCTCGCGCGGCTTGCGGAAGCGAAGGGTGCGGTCGAACTGTTGCTGGCCGAAGCCTATGTGAAGCGGGCGCAGGTTGCGCTCGTCGCATTCCGGGGGACGGGTGCCGAACTGCTGCTGCCGCCAACCCGTTCGCTCGCGCGGGCTCGCCGCTCGCTTGCCGCGCTTCCCGGCGGCGGCGGGACGCCGCTGGCTGCCGGCCTCGATGCCGCGCGTGCGCTTGCCGAAGCGGCACGGGCGCGCGGTCGCACCCCGTTCATCGTGGTGCTCACGGACGGGCGCGGCAATATCGCTGCCGATGGCCGTGCGGTCCGCAGCCAGGCGGAGGCAGACGCAACCGCGGCGGCGCGTGCGATCGGTGCGGCAAGGATCGGTGCGGCCTTCGTCGATATATCCGCCAGACCTCGACCCGAGGGCGCGGCGCTCGCCCGCGCGATGGGTGCGCGCTATCTGCCGCTGCCCCGCGCCGACGCAGCCACCATGCATGCCGCGGTAAGCCGGGCGCAACGGGGGTGA
- a CDS encoding ATP-binding protein has translation MRVSYPFSAIVGQEEMKLALLVAAIDPRIGGVMVFGDRGTGKSTAVRALAALLPPVPAAKAGYQDGTPRKGTVPVPFVDLPLGATEDRVVGALDLERALGAGVKAFEPGLLARAHGGFLYIDEVNLLEDHIVDLLLDVATSGENVVEREGLSVRHPARFVLIGSGNPEEGELRPQLLDRFGLSVEVRTPQDLVQRVEILRRCDAFEREPAAFVETWRRAERKTLKRIAAGRAALATVTVPDDVLTLASRLCISVGADGLRGELTLMRSARALAAFDGAPAATADHVARVAPLALRHRLRRNVLDETGSTARIERALEDLHA, from the coding sequence ATGCGGGTGTCCTATCCTTTTTCGGCGATCGTCGGTCAGGAGGAGATGAAGCTCGCGCTGCTGGTCGCTGCCATCGACCCAAGGATCGGCGGCGTCATGGTCTTCGGCGATCGCGGGACGGGAAAGTCGACCGCGGTGCGTGCGCTTGCGGCATTGCTGCCCCCGGTTCCCGCCGCGAAAGCCGGCTATCAGGACGGGACTCCGCGCAAGGGCACCGTGCCGGTGCCGTTCGTGGACCTGCCGCTCGGCGCCACGGAAGATCGGGTCGTCGGCGCACTCGATCTCGAGCGCGCGCTGGGCGCCGGGGTGAAAGCGTTCGAGCCGGGACTGCTGGCCCGCGCCCATGGCGGCTTCCTCTATATCGACGAGGTCAATCTGCTCGAGGATCATATCGTCGATCTCTTGCTGGATGTGGCGACATCGGGCGAGAATGTCGTCGAGCGCGAGGGGTTGAGCGTGCGGCATCCGGCGCGGTTCGTGCTGATCGGCAGCGGCAATCCGGAAGAGGGGGAGTTGCGACCGCAGTTGCTCGACCGGTTCGGCCTTTCGGTCGAGGTAAGGACGCCGCAGGATCTTGTGCAACGGGTCGAGATATTGCGGCGCTGCGATGCGTTCGAGCGGGAACCGGCGGCCTTCGTCGAAACCTGGCGTCGCGCCGAACGAAAGACGCTGAAGCGGATCGCGGCCGGTCGCGCGGCACTTGCGACGGTGACGGTGCCCGACGATGTTCTGACGCTGGCCTCCCGGCTCTGCATCAGCGTCGGCGCCGACGGCCTGCGCGGCGAGTTGACCCTGATGCGGTCGGCGCGCGCCCTGGCCGCTTTCGACGGCGCGCCGGCGGCCACCGCCGACCATGTCGCGAGGGTTGCGCCGCTGGCGCTGCGCCACCGTTTGCGCCGCAATGTCCTCGACGAGACCGGATCGACCGCGCGCATCGAACGCGCGCTGGAAGATCTGCACGCGTGA
- a CDS encoding TspO/MBR family protein, translated as MPTPILISAGVAILLGLVGGLMTPIDDWYKNLRKPSWQPPNWAFGPAWTIILGLAAWSAVLAWGAAPDEAARRTVIILFSFNALCHFLWSPLFFRLRRPDWALVEVVFLWASLVALIVGLWPISHLASLLIVPYLLWVSFASVLNYTIVRLNQPFG; from the coding sequence ATGCCAACGCCGATCCTCATTTCAGCCGGCGTCGCGATTCTGCTCGGCCTGGTTGGCGGGCTGATGACCCCGATCGACGACTGGTACAAAAATCTGCGCAAACCTTCCTGGCAACCGCCGAACTGGGCTTTTGGACCCGCTTGGACGATCATCCTGGGCCTTGCCGCGTGGTCGGCTGTTCTCGCCTGGGGGGCTGCACCGGATGAGGCGGCCCGCCGCACGGTCATCATTCTGTTTTCATTCAACGCGCTATGCCATTTTCTTTGGAGCCCGCTCTTCTTTCGCCTGCGCCGACCGGATTGGGCGCTGGTGGAAGTCGTGTTCCTATGGGCATCGTTGGTCGCGCTGATCGTCGGCTTATGGCCGATCTCGCATCTGGCCAGCCTGCTGATCGTGCCATATCTGCTTTGGGTCAGCTTTGCGTCGGTGTTGAACTACACGATCGTGCGGCTCAACCAGCCTTTCGGCTGA
- a CDS encoding 3-keto-disaccharide hydrolase produces the protein MMVRTGRGPRRAEAHGGRSSALDEPLATPHNHQMKTYSLAFAALLLGAAPAPEPSWQRIFDGKTLDGWTPKITGRALGEDPLEMFIVQDGAIRVSHAHYSKFSGEFGHLFWKRPLGAFRIRFEYRLFGESLPGIKPWQATNSGLMFHAQPPETIRRDQDFPVSLEMQLLATPRPTEEPSGNLCTPGTTVMFQGKRDPRHCILSNAPLLAAGRWTKAELEVLPSGIITHFIDGKPVLRYSNVELDPQDEDAKPLVAAAGGRLALTRGYIALQGEGHPIEFRNIDLQILD, from the coding sequence ATGATGGTCCGGACCGGACGAGGTCCGCGTCGCGCAGAAGCCCATGGTGGCCGGTCATCGGCTCTGGACGAACCGCTTGCGACCCCGCACAATCACCAAATGAAGACATATTCTCTCGCATTCGCCGCCCTGCTTCTTGGGGCGGCACCGGCCCCCGAGCCCTCGTGGCAGCGCATCTTCGACGGCAAGACGCTCGATGGCTGGACCCCGAAGATCACCGGCCGTGCGCTTGGCGAAGACCCGCTCGAGATGTTCATTGTTCAGGATGGCGCGATTCGGGTATCGCACGCCCATTATTCCAAGTTTAGCGGGGAATTCGGCCATCTGTTCTGGAAGCGGCCGCTCGGCGCCTTCCGCATTCGGTTTGAGTACCGGCTCTTCGGCGAATCCCTGCCCGGCATCAAGCCATGGCAGGCGACCAACTCCGGGTTGATGTTCCACGCCCAGCCGCCGGAGACCATCCGGCGCGACCAGGATTTTCCGGTCAGCCTTGAGATGCAGTTGCTCGCCACGCCGCGGCCCACCGAAGAACCCTCAGGCAACCTCTGCACGCCGGGAACGACGGTGATGTTCCAGGGCAAGCGCGATCCCCGCCATTGTATTCTCTCGAACGCGCCTCTGCTGGCAGCCGGCCGATGGACCAAAGCGGAGCTCGAAGTGCTGCCGTCCGGCATCATCACCCACTTCATCGACGGAAAGCCGGTGCTGCGCTATTCCAATGTCGAACTCGATCCGCAGGATGAGGATGCGAAGCCTCTGGTCGCGGCTGCCGGCGGGCGCCTGGCGTTGACGCGCGGCTATATCGCCCTGCAGGGGGAGGGGCACCCGATCGAGTTTCGCAACATCGATCTCCAGATACTCGATTGA
- a CDS encoding metallophosphoesterase family protein gives MARIAHLSDLHFGAHDPRIVAATEAWLQERQPDLIIVSGDFTQRARVDQFREASAYLNRLRAAGFRTLVVPGNHDVPLYDVFRRFGAPLARYERFIDNDLAPWFENDEIAVLGINTARSLTIKDGRISHDQIALIHQRFRAVASSKTRILVSHHPLYAMPIGEGGELSQAVGRHRDAVKAVCEAGVHLALAGHFHRTYAQSARKMVENAGSALVMQAGTATSTRLRNSELQSFNWIHAHRHDEVELQVIAWDGSGFRRGNHARFTYGEDGWLAGTAREDAEHPDPPYGRSVAL, from the coding sequence ATGGCCCGTATCGCGCACCTTTCCGATCTGCATTTTGGCGCCCATGATCCCAGGATCGTCGCCGCCACCGAAGCTTGGCTGCAGGAGCGCCAACCCGACCTGATCATCGTCAGCGGTGACTTCACCCAGCGCGCGCGGGTCGATCAGTTCCGCGAGGCGTCGGCGTATCTGAACCGGCTGCGCGCCGCCGGTTTCCGGACGCTGGTCGTGCCGGGCAATCACGACGTCCCGCTATACGATGTCTTTCGTCGGTTTGGTGCCCCGTTGGCCCGGTATGAGCGCTTCATCGACAACGACCTCGCTCCCTGGTTCGAGAATGATGAAATCGCCGTGCTGGGGATCAACACCGCGCGCTCGCTGACGATCAAGGATGGTCGGATCAGTCACGACCAGATCGCCCTGATCCACCAGCGCTTTCGCGCGGTCGCATCGTCGAAAACGCGCATCCTCGTCAGCCACCACCCGCTTTATGCCATGCCGATCGGCGAGGGCGGAGAACTGAGCCAGGCCGTTGGCCGCCACCGGGATGCGGTAAAGGCGGTTTGCGAGGCCGGGGTGCACCTCGCGCTGGCCGGACATTTTCACCGCACCTACGCGCAGTCCGCTCGGAAAATGGTGGAAAACGCCGGCTCGGCGCTGGTCATGCAGGCCGGTACCGCGACCTCCACGCGGCTACGCAACAGCGAATTGCAGAGCTTCAACTGGATCCACGCCCATCGTCACGACGAGGTCGAACTGCAGGTTATCGCCTGGGATGGCAGCGGCTTCCGCCGCGGCAACCACGCGCGGTTCACCTATGGCGAAGACGGCTGGCTCGCCGGGACCGCAAGGGAGGACGCGGAACATCCGGATCCGCCATATGGGCGCTCGGTCGCCCTTTAG